The following coding sequences are from one Zalophus californianus isolate mZalCal1 chromosome 5, mZalCal1.pri.v2, whole genome shotgun sequence window:
- the SRP19 gene encoding signal recognition particle 19 kDa protein, which produces MACAAARSPADQDRFICIYPAYLNNKKTIAEGRRIPISKAVENPTATEIQDVCSAVGLNVFLEKNKMYSREWNRDVQYRGRVRVQLKQEDGSLCLVQFPSRKSVMLYVAEMIPKLKTRTQKTGGGDQSLQQGEGSKKGKGKKKK; this is translated from the exons ATGGCTTGTGCCGCCGCTCGGTCCCCGGCCGATCAGGACAG GTTCATTTGTATCTATCCTGCTTATTTAAATAACAAGAAGACCATCGCGGAGGGGAGGCGAATCCCCATAAGTAAG GCTGTTGAAAATCCTACAGCTACTGAGATTCAAGATGTGTGCTCAGCAGTTGGACTTAATGTATTCCTTGAG aaaaataaaatgtactctaGAGAGTGGAATCGTGATGTTCAGTACAGGGGCAGAGTCCGGGTCCAGCTCAAACAGGAAGATGGCAGCCTCTGTCTCGTACAGTTCCCATCAc GTAAGTCAGTAATGTTGTATGTAGCAGAAATGATACCCAAACTAAAAACAAGGACACAAAAAACAGGAGGTGGTGACCAAAGTCTTCAGCAAGGAGAAGGAagtaaaaaagggaaaggaaagaagaagaagtga